The following proteins are co-located in the Mus caroli chromosome 7, CAROLI_EIJ_v1.1, whole genome shotgun sequence genome:
- the LOC110299288 gene encoding zinc finger protein 580: protein MLLLPPRPPHPRSSSPEVMDPPPPKTPPFPKAEGPSSTSSSVAGPRPPRLGRHLLIDANGVPYTYTVQLEEEPRGPPQREATPGEPGPRKGYSCPECARVFASPLRLQSHRVSHSDLKPFTCGACGKAFKRSSHLSRHRATHRARAGPPHTCPLCPRRFQDAAELAQHVRLH, encoded by the coding sequence atgctgctgctgccgccgcggCCACCCCACCCTCGGTCCTCCTCTCCGGAGGTCATGGACCCACCGCCCCCCAAGACTCCCCCTTTTCCCAAGGCGGAAGGcccctcctccacttcttcctcgGTGGCGGGGCCGCGGCCACCGCGGCTGGGCCGCCATCTGCTCATCGACGCCAACGGGGTCCCCTACACGTACACGGTGCAGCTGGAGGAGGAACCTCGGGGCCCGCCGCAGCGCGAGGCGACCCCGGGAGAGCCAGGTCCTCGCAAGGGCTATAGCTGCCCAGAGTGCGCTCGTGTCTTTGCGAGCCCTCTGCGGCTGCAGAGCCACCGTGTGTCGCACTCGGACCTCAAGCCCTTTACTTGTGGTGCTTGTGGCAAAGCTTTCAAGCGATCCAGCCACCTGTCGCGGCACCGCGCCACCCACCGTGCGCGCGCTGGTCCACCTCACACCTGCCCGCTCTGTCCACGTCGCTTCCAGGACGCCGCGGAGCTGGCGCAGCACGTGCGCCTGCACTGA
- the Ccdc106 gene encoding coiled-coil domain-containing protein 106 isoform X2, whose amino-acid sequence MGAATAVGPGAGVRARGLSAFGDLLLSSAPKGSVAGSAGSLLDMNDRNNRWRTKPSEGTSPTLALMSSVKAQLHMALERNSWLQKRIEDLEEERDFLRCQLDKFISSARMDAEDYSRMKPGSRRVDGDTRAGVGGEASDPESAASSFSGVSEEGSASERKRQKQKGSTGRKRFGKTKARERQRVKDADGVLCRYKKILGTFQKLKSMSRAFEHHRVDRNTVALTTPIAELLIVAPEKLAEVGEFDPSKERLLEYSRRCFLALDDETLKKVQALKKSKLLLPITYRFKR is encoded by the exons ATGGGCGCCGCCACTGCCGTCGGTCCCGGGGCTGGAGTCCGTGCGCGG GGACTGTCTGCTTTTGGTGACCTGCTTCTGTCCAGTGCCCCCAAGGGCTCAGTTGCTGGGTCTGCAGGAAGCCTCCTCGATATGAATGACAGAAACAACCGTTGGCGGACAA AGCCTTCAGAGGGCACCTCCCCAACTCTGGCCCTGATGAGCAGTGTTAAGGCTCAGCTGCACATGGCACTGGAGAGGAACTCATGGTTGCAGAAGCGCATTGAGGacctggaggaagagagggacttCTTGCGGTGTCAGCTGGACAAATTCATTTCCTCTGCCCGGATGGATGCAG AGGACTACTCCCGGATGAAGCCTGGATCTCGGAGGGTTGATGGGGACAccagggctggggttgggggagaagccTCAGACCCTGAGTCTGCAGCCTCCTCCTTCAGCGGGGTTTCCGAAGAGGGAAGTGCCAGcgaaaggaagaggcagaagcagaagggaagTACTGGCCGGAAGCGATTTGGGAAGACCAAGGCTCGAGAGAGGCAGCGGG TGAAGGATGCTGATGGGGTCCTCTGCCGCTACAAGAAGATCCTGGGCACCTTCCAGAAGCTGAAGAGCATGTCCAGAGCTTTCGAGCACCACCGTGTGGACAGGAACACCGTGGCGCTGACCACGCCCATCGCAGAGCTACTCATTGTGGCTCCGGAAAagctggctgaggtgggagagtTCGATCCATCCAAGGAGCGCCTGCTAGAGTATTCCCGCCGCTGCTTCCTGGCACTGGACGACGAGACTCTCAAGAAGGTGCAGGCTCTCAAGAAGAGCAAGCTGCTCCTGCCCATCACCTACCGCTTCAAGCGGTGA
- the Ccdc106 gene encoding coiled-coil domain-containing protein 106 isoform X1: protein MGAATAVGPGAGVRARGLSAFGDLLLSSAPKGSVAGSAGSLLDMNDRNNRWRTMKDEETFEISIPFEEAPHLDSQILYSLSPSRRNVEEPSEGTSPTLALMSSVKAQLHMALERNSWLQKRIEDLEEERDFLRCQLDKFISSARMDAEDYSRMKPGSRRVDGDTRAGVGGEASDPESAASSFSGVSEEGSASERKRQKQKGSTGRKRFGKTKARERQRVKDADGVLCRYKKILGTFQKLKSMSRAFEHHRVDRNTVALTTPIAELLIVAPEKLAEVGEFDPSKERLLEYSRRCFLALDDETLKKVQALKKSKLLLPITYRFKR, encoded by the exons ATGGGCGCCGCCACTGCCGTCGGTCCCGGGGCTGGAGTCCGTGCGCGG GGACTGTCTGCTTTTGGTGACCTGCTTCTGTCCAGTGCCCCCAAGGGCTCAGTTGCTGGGTCTGCAGGAAGCCTCCTCGATATGAATGACAGAAACAACCGTTGGCGGACAA TGAAGGACGAAGAGACCTTTGAGATCTCCATTCCTTTTGAAGAGGCACCCCACTTAGACTCACAAATCTTATACAGTCTGAGTCCCTCTCGGAGAAATGTGGAGG AGCCTTCAGAGGGCACCTCCCCAACTCTGGCCCTGATGAGCAGTGTTAAGGCTCAGCTGCACATGGCACTGGAGAGGAACTCATGGTTGCAGAAGCGCATTGAGGacctggaggaagagagggacttCTTGCGGTGTCAGCTGGACAAATTCATTTCCTCTGCCCGGATGGATGCAG AGGACTACTCCCGGATGAAGCCTGGATCTCGGAGGGTTGATGGGGACAccagggctggggttgggggagaagccTCAGACCCTGAGTCTGCAGCCTCCTCCTTCAGCGGGGTTTCCGAAGAGGGAAGTGCCAGcgaaaggaagaggcagaagcagaagggaagTACTGGCCGGAAGCGATTTGGGAAGACCAAGGCTCGAGAGAGGCAGCGGG TGAAGGATGCTGATGGGGTCCTCTGCCGCTACAAGAAGATCCTGGGCACCTTCCAGAAGCTGAAGAGCATGTCCAGAGCTTTCGAGCACCACCGTGTGGACAGGAACACCGTGGCGCTGACCACGCCCATCGCAGAGCTACTCATTGTGGCTCCGGAAAagctggctgaggtgggagagtTCGATCCATCCAAGGAGCGCCTGCTAGAGTATTCCCGCCGCTGCTTCCTGGCACTGGACGACGAGACTCTCAAGAAGGTGCAGGCTCTCAAGAAGAGCAAGCTGCTCCTGCCCATCACCTACCGCTTCAAGCGGTGA
- the Ccdc106 gene encoding coiled-coil domain-containing protein 106 isoform X4 gives MSHNYILSKAFKSNFPLNRLVILLDSGGTGIPPLQGLSAFGDLLLSSAPKGSVAGSAGSLLDMNDRNNRWRTMKDEETFEISIPFEEAPHLDSQILYSLSPSRRNVEEPSEGTSPTLALMSSVKAQLHMALERNSWLQKRIEDLEEERDFLRCQLDKFISSARMDAEDYSRMKPGSRRVDGDTRAGVGGEASDPESAASSFSGVSEEGSASERKRQKQKGSTGRKRFGKTKARERQRVKDADGVLCRYKKILGTFQKLKSMSRAFEHHRVDRNTVALTTPIAELLIVAPEKLAEVGEFDPSKERLLEYSRRCFLALDDETLKKVQALKKSKLLLPITYRFKR, from the exons ATGTCACACAACTACATCCTCTCAAAGGCTTTTAAGAGTAACTTCCCACTTAACAG ACTGGTGATCCTTCTTGACTCCGGAGGAACAGGTATTCCACCTCTCCAGGGACTGTCTGCTTTTGGTGACCTGCTTCTGTCCAGTGCCCCCAAGGGCTCAGTTGCTGGGTCTGCAGGAAGCCTCCTCGATATGAATGACAGAAACAACCGTTGGCGGACAA TGAAGGACGAAGAGACCTTTGAGATCTCCATTCCTTTTGAAGAGGCACCCCACTTAGACTCACAAATCTTATACAGTCTGAGTCCCTCTCGGAGAAATGTGGAGG AGCCTTCAGAGGGCACCTCCCCAACTCTGGCCCTGATGAGCAGTGTTAAGGCTCAGCTGCACATGGCACTGGAGAGGAACTCATGGTTGCAGAAGCGCATTGAGGacctggaggaagagagggacttCTTGCGGTGTCAGCTGGACAAATTCATTTCCTCTGCCCGGATGGATGCAG AGGACTACTCCCGGATGAAGCCTGGATCTCGGAGGGTTGATGGGGACAccagggctggggttgggggagaagccTCAGACCCTGAGTCTGCAGCCTCCTCCTTCAGCGGGGTTTCCGAAGAGGGAAGTGCCAGcgaaaggaagaggcagaagcagaagggaagTACTGGCCGGAAGCGATTTGGGAAGACCAAGGCTCGAGAGAGGCAGCGGG TGAAGGATGCTGATGGGGTCCTCTGCCGCTACAAGAAGATCCTGGGCACCTTCCAGAAGCTGAAGAGCATGTCCAGAGCTTTCGAGCACCACCGTGTGGACAGGAACACCGTGGCGCTGACCACGCCCATCGCAGAGCTACTCATTGTGGCTCCGGAAAagctggctgaggtgggagagtTCGATCCATCCAAGGAGCGCCTGCTAGAGTATTCCCGCCGCTGCTTCCTGGCACTGGACGACGAGACTCTCAAGAAGGTGCAGGCTCTCAAGAAGAGCAAGCTGCTCCTGCCCATCACCTACCGCTTCAAGCGGTGA
- the Ccdc106 gene encoding coiled-coil domain-containing protein 106 isoform X3, with product MNDRNNRWRTMKDEETFEISIPFEEAPHLDSQILYSLSPSRRNVEEPSEGTSPTLALMSSVKAQLHMALERNSWLQKRIEDLEEERDFLRCQLDKFISSARMDAEDYSRMKPGSRRVDGDTRAGVGGEASDPESAASSFSGVSEEGSASERKRQKQKGSTGRKRFGKTKARERQRVKDADGVLCRYKKILGTFQKLKSMSRAFEHHRVDRNTVALTTPIAELLIVAPEKLAEVGEFDPSKERLLEYSRRCFLALDDETLKKVQALKKSKLLLPITYRFKR from the exons ATGAATGACAGAAACAACCGTTGGCGGACAA TGAAGGACGAAGAGACCTTTGAGATCTCCATTCCTTTTGAAGAGGCACCCCACTTAGACTCACAAATCTTATACAGTCTGAGTCCCTCTCGGAGAAATGTGGAGG AGCCTTCAGAGGGCACCTCCCCAACTCTGGCCCTGATGAGCAGTGTTAAGGCTCAGCTGCACATGGCACTGGAGAGGAACTCATGGTTGCAGAAGCGCATTGAGGacctggaggaagagagggacttCTTGCGGTGTCAGCTGGACAAATTCATTTCCTCTGCCCGGATGGATGCAG AGGACTACTCCCGGATGAAGCCTGGATCTCGGAGGGTTGATGGGGACAccagggctggggttgggggagaagccTCAGACCCTGAGTCTGCAGCCTCCTCCTTCAGCGGGGTTTCCGAAGAGGGAAGTGCCAGcgaaaggaagaggcagaagcagaagggaagTACTGGCCGGAAGCGATTTGGGAAGACCAAGGCTCGAGAGAGGCAGCGGG TGAAGGATGCTGATGGGGTCCTCTGCCGCTACAAGAAGATCCTGGGCACCTTCCAGAAGCTGAAGAGCATGTCCAGAGCTTTCGAGCACCACCGTGTGGACAGGAACACCGTGGCGCTGACCACGCCCATCGCAGAGCTACTCATTGTGGCTCCGGAAAagctggctgaggtgggagagtTCGATCCATCCAAGGAGCGCCTGCTAGAGTATTCCCGCCGCTGCTTCCTGGCACTGGACGACGAGACTCTCAAGAAGGTGCAGGCTCTCAAGAAGAGCAAGCTGCTCCTGCCCATCACCTACCGCTTCAAGCGGTGA